The segment AGGCTTTGCCAATTTGGGCGACGCCTATAAATTGGTCCCCGGCTATCAGTTGGCGGGCGTGTTTGTCCGCGAGGGTTGGGCGGCGAAGAACAAAGATTTGACGCTGCGCTTTCTGCGCGCGTTTACCAATTCGCTCAAGTGGCTGCACGACAACCGCGCCGAAGCCCTCGAACTATTGCCCAAGATCACCACTTTGCCGAAGCAGTATGTGCAGAGCGCCTGGGAGACATACACCAAAGCGGTGTGGCCGCGGGACGGCCGGGTGAGCGTGAAAGCGTTGCAGCTGGTGATCGATTTGATGAACGAAGATGGTTTGCTAAAAAAGCCGCTGAAGCCGGAAGATGTGATCGATGATTCTTACTTACGAGAGATCGGCGCGCGATAGATTCGCATAGAGTTGCAGCAAAATAATTTGCCTGGCGGTCTTCTATGTTAGGCGGTCATGCGGTGGCTCAATGTCTTTACAACGAGGGCGTGAAACATCTGTTCAGCGTGCCGGGGGAAAGTTACATCGCCGTGGTCGACGGCTTGGTCAATCATCCCGAGATCCACGCCAAGCAAAAAGCTTACGCGACGCCGAAGGAATGTCTGACCAAGCGCGTTTCCATGGAGCGGGTGATGCAGGATTTAAAATCCGCCTCGCCTGCGGACGCAATCACGACCACGGACGCTGGCAGCTTCGGCCAATGGCATCAACGCTATCTCGAATTCGATCATGCGAATTCTTACATTTCGCCGACGCTCGGCTGCATGGGGCCGGGGATTCCTTCCGGTGTGGTGGCCAAACTTACCTATCCCAACCGCACCGTTATCGCCCACGCCGGCGACGGTGGCTTTCTTATGACCGGTCAAGAAATGGCGACGGCGAAACAGTACGGCGCGCCGATCGTCGCCATCGTTTAGAACAACGAGGGCTACAACACGATTCGTATGCATCAGGAAGCGCAGTATCCGGGCCAGCAGTACGGCATCGCGCTGGGAAATCCCGACTTCGCCGCCATGGGCGAAGCCTATGGCGCCCTCGGTCTCAAGGTGCGCCGCGACGAAGAGTTTCTGCCGGCGTTCAAGCGCGCCTTGGCCGCCGGCCGTTCGGCGCTGATCGAAGTCGAGACCGATTACGAGTTCCTCACGCCGACGGTAAAGCTCGCGGATGTCGCCGGCAAGAAAATGGCGGAGTGAGCACTAGCGGTTCGCGTGCCGATGCTTTGACCCGGCCAGGTCTTTTGTATTAAGTTAAGTTGCAACTGGCTTGAGAGAAAGGAACGACGATCCATGGAATTGGCGACGATCAACGACAAGATCGAAGAGATGGTCAAGTCCGGCAAGGAGAAAATGTATTTCAACTTGATGGGCACCGAGAATTTTCGCTGCTGGCTGAACGTTTACATGCCGGGCCAGGGCACCAACGGCTTGCACTATCACAACACCGATGAGACTTTTACGGTCATGGAAGGCTGCGGCGAGATCGTCCATCGCGACGGCAGCCGGACCAAGGTGGAAAAGGGCAGCGTGGTGCTGATCCCGGCGAAATATTATTACGACATTAAGAACACCGGCGACAGTGTGATGGCGCTGCTCGGTAACCGCGCCGAAGGTTTCGGCGGGCCGACGATCTATCTCGATCCGGCGCAGAATGAGAAGATGAAGGGCAGGAAGCAGTTTGGCGACGCTTGATTCGTCGCGTGTCTAGAAAATTGACCCTCGCAGGGTGCTGATAAAAGTGGAACATGCTTCGACAGGCTCAGCATGAACGGAATTTACTCAATGATTTTAATTTCTAATCCGTTCGTCCTGAGCTTGTCGAAGGACTCCTAGAGCGTTTTCAGCCACCGCTTAATGACAGTCTGTAATGGCTAGAGGCTTTCGCGTGCCCTTTAAAAGCTCGTAAAAGCGTAATAAGAAAACAACAAGTCACTTGCAGAAGGAGAGAGCTAACGTGCGAATTATCGATGCCGACACACATATCGACGAAACCGAAGCCACTTGGGAATACATGACGGGCGCCGACCTGGACTACAAACCCACGACCGCATTTCCCTCCAACCCCGATCCCAAGCTGCCGCCGGCACGTTATTGGGTGATCGAGGGGAAGCGCCAAGTGCGTTTCATCCGCAGCGACAAGGACTCCGGTACCACGGTTGAAACCCGCGAGCTGCTCGATATCAACGCCCGGCTCAAACATATGGACGAGCTCGGCACCGATATCCAGGTGATCTATCCGACTTTATTTCTGATGGAGGCTTCGCAAAATCCCGAGGCGAGCACGGCGACGCGGAAAAGCTACAATCGCTGGTTGGGCGAGCGTTGCAGCCATTCGGGCGGCCGTCTGCGCTGGGTGTGCATGCCGCCGGTGCAGAAGATCGAGAACTGCCTTGAAGAGCTGACTTGGGCCAAAGAACATGGCGCCTGCGGCGTGATCAAAAAAGGCGACCGCGAAGCGGGAAAATATCCCGCCGATCCCTATTTCGAGCCGCTCTATGCCGCGGCGGAAAAGCTCGATCTGCCGGTCTGCATCCATACCGGCTCGGGTATTCCCGATTTTTCCCCGGCGCGGGAGTTTTCCCACGGCCAGTTCATGCGCACCAAGGGCGCGGCGATCAACGGCGTGCTTGGCATGGTATTGCACAAGATCCCGAAAAAGTTTCCCAAGCTGCGCATCGGCTGTATCGAAGCCGGTTCCATGTGGACGCCCTTCGTGGCTTACGATTTGAAGCGCCAGGCGATCAAGCAGCAGGGACGCGAGTCGGTGGGCGTCCTAGGCGTACCGCTCATCGATGTTCCGACCAACGTTTTCAAGGACAATAATATCTACGTCACCTGCCAGGTCGATGAAGATCTGCCATTGATTCTCAAAACCGTCGGCGAGGATCATTTGATGGTCGGTTCCGACTACACCCATCGCGATCCGTCGATGGAGCTGGAATTTCGCAAAGAGTTGCAAGCGCGCGCCGACAAGGGCGAGATTCCGCAGGCGTCGATTCAGAAGATTCTTTATGACAATCCGAAGGCGTTCTACGCGCTTTAGACATCAATTGGAGGCGTCGAGCCATGATCCGTCATGCCGGCGCAGGCCGGCATCCATCTTGGATTGCCCAGAGCATAAACCTGGATTCCGGCCTACGCCAGAATGACGAAATGAATAAGAGCGCGTTCAGTTTTAATATAAGTCGTTTTGACATAGCGAGTCTGGGTCGTTTATAGTTGAGTCAAATTGTAAAGGAGGACACTAAATGATTGTTCTCAGTCCAGAAGGAAAGGCGCAGACCTCGGCGGCGAAAGTCGCTGGCATCGCCCAGTTCACCGATCTGCGCGGCAAGGTGGTGGGCTTTCTCGATAACAGCAAACCCAACGCCGACAAGTTGGCGGAGCGGTTTGGCGAGTTGTTAAAAGAGAAATACGGCGTCGCCAGCATCATCACGCGGCGCAAATTGACGGCGCAGCAGGGTGCGCCCAAACAATATCTCGACGAGCTGGCGTCGCAGGCTGACTTTGTCATCTGCGGCCTGGGTGATTGAGGCTCCTGCACGTCGTGGAGTGTCCACGACTCTTTAGAGATACAAAAGCGCGGCCGGTTCGCGATCACGCTGATCACCCACGCCTTCACCGCCTTGGCGACGTCCGAAAAGGAAGCGTTCGGCGCGGCGGATCATCCGGTGTTGGTGGTGCAGCATCCGATCGGCACGGTCAAGCTTGAGGAAGTCAGCAAGAAAGCCGACGCGGCGTTCGATCAGTTGATTAGTATTCTGCTTGCGCCCGAGGCGGCGCGGGCGGTTGCTTAACGGATTGGTTTAGGGTCTCGGGTTTCGAGTCTCGTGTTTTGGTTCATCTGACTCGGCGCCCGAGACTTTTTTATTTTGTATCCATTCCTATTCCGTCATACCGGCGCAGGCCGGTATCCAGCTTCTTGTTTAGATTGTGCGTAATAATGCTGGATTCCCGCCTACGCGGGAATGACGGAAAGGAAATTTTGAATTTGGAAGGGCGGTCCTATGGCAACGGCAGCACTGCAAGCAGAGCGAGTTGAAATTCCTGATGACATCTGGGAGGCGCAGGCTTTCTTCGAAGAGAAAGGCTGGTCCGATGGCTTGCCGATCATTCCTCCCACCGAAGCGCGCGTCGGGCAGATGCTGGCGGCGACCAAGCGTAAACCCGATGAAATGATCGGCGCCGTGCCGCCGCGCTGGGCGCAAGCGACAGTGGAGAAGATCGCCATCAACGGCGTCATGGCCGGCTGCAAGCCTGAATACATGCCGACGCTGATCGCCGCCACTGAAGCGCTCTGCGATCCCAAACTGAATCTCTACGCCCTCCAGGCGACCACCGGCGGGCCCGCCGTGATGATCATCATCAATGGGCCGGTGCGCAAGCAACTCAACGTCAACGGCGGCTCCAACGCGCTCGGCGAAGGCTGGCGCGCCAACGCCACCATCGGCCGCTTCGTGCAAATGATTAAGCGCAACATCGGCGGTTCCTATCCGGGCACGACCTGCAAAGCGACGCTAGGTTGGCCGGGAAAGTTTTCCATCTGCGTCGGTGAAAATGAGGAAGCGAGTCCCTGGGAACCGCTTCATGTCGAGCGCGGCTTCAAGGCCGAGCAGAGCACCGTGACTGCGATCAGCGCGGATGCGTCGATACGCGCGTCGGATTTGGACAGCTCGAAAGCCGAAGGCGTGCTGATCAATTTCGCGCAAAAGATGGATGGACCGTCGGGGCCCGAAGCGATCATGGTGATTTGCCCTGAGCACGCGAAGATCATCGCCGACGACGGCTTCAGCAAAAAAGACGTGCAGAAATTTATCTGGGAACGCGCCGCCTACCGGATGAAAGATCTACCCGACGAAACTTTCTATCAGCGGGTCAAGCGCCGATCCGATTTGAAATTGACACGCGAGAGTATTATCCCAGTCACGGATAAGCCGGAAGATATTCTAGTGATCGTCGCCGGCGGCGACGGCTCGCAGTCGCAGTACATTCACGTCTGGGGACAGGCCACGCCGGAAGGTGGGTCGACGCGAAGCGTGACAAAAGTCATCAAGGATTAACCCT is part of the Deltaproteobacteria bacterium genome and harbors:
- a CDS encoding cupin domain-containing protein, with amino-acid sequence MELATINDKIEEMVKSGKEKMYFNLMGTENFRCWLNVYMPGQGTNGLHYHNTDETFTVMEGCGEIVHRDGSRTKVEKGSVVLIPAKYYYDIKNTGDSVMALLGNRAEGFGGPTIYLDPAQNEKMKGRKQFGDA